One window of the Micromonas commoda chromosome 9, complete sequence genome contains the following:
- a CDS encoding predicted protein: protein MRLEECGECTGSGVKAGTSPKTCGTCGGQGQVVATVRTPLGNFQQVTACNACGGSGQTFTPCSACGGDGRVRRSKRISLRVPAGVDSGSRLRVRGEGNAGRKGGPPGDLYVFVGVKDDPDLKRFESINVSSTVTIPYTKAILGTTQKVRTVDGTVDLKIPAGVQPGATLLMAKRGVPKLGQPNVRGDQYVTVKVTIPKSVSGKEKELVEELEGLSN, encoded by the coding sequence ATGCGCCTGGAGGAGTGCGGCGAGTGCACGGGCTCCGGCGTCAAGGCGGGCACCTCGCCCAAGACCTGCGGCACCTGCGGCGGGCAGGGTCAGGTCGTGGCGACGGTCAGGACCCCGCTGGGTAACTTTCAGCAGGTGACCGCGTGcaacgcgtgcggcggcagcggccaGACCTTCACTCCGTGCtcggcgtgcggcggcgacggccgcgtcaGGCGCTCCAAGCGCATCTCCcttcgcgtccccgccggcgtcgactcgGGCAGCAGGCTCCGCGTCAGGGGCGAGGGCAACGCGGGCAGGAAGGGCGGTCCCCCGGGCGACCTCTACGTGTTCGTCGGCGTCAAGGACGACCCGGACCTGAAGAGGTTCGAGTCCATCAACGTGTCCTCCACGGTGACCATCCCTTACACCAAGGCTATCCTCGGCACCACGCAGAAGGTGCGCACCGTCGACGGGACCGTGGACCTGAAGATCCCCGCGGGGGTGCAGCCGGGCGCAACCCTGCTCATGGCGAAGCGCGGTGTGCCCAAGCTCGGGCAGCCCAACGTGAGGGGCGACCAGTACGTCACCGTCAAGGTGACCATCCCCAAGAGCGTCAGCggcaaggagaaggagctcgtcgaggagctcgagggctTGTCCAACTGA
- a CDS encoding predicted protein, translating into MASPTTAAGLSSPAVVPPDPPAKPVRSALDFFFFGRFRGSSLPARPTPALLFQLVESCSSSTIFTMPNPTRRAMHTDRRFFERAVHACTRKTSSSFDERGAAEMGGTRAMLRALAGFAVTSRTLVSTSRDSAAVSLMSSCVGSGWRRWVTASGSVIDEPWRISQARGMSIDRRRDRTEDVTKKNSVAAHRINEQITARHIRLVMGGDGEGDTKSHEVIPTIVARKRARDAGLDLVEMNAKAVPPVCRMLDYDAFRYELRVKEREARKKAVERRRHDQVKELRLSARISTNDLRTKADQANRFLEQGHKVTARIEFKSNDGVKANMRPDAGAILYEEFCAMLNPHKVEVEGKMVGPSHMILTVAQEREKKGQAKKQKPKEKQVDAATQEVS; encoded by the coding sequence ATGGCCTCCCCGACCACAGCCGCGGGCTTGTCGTCCCCTGCTGTGGTCCCCCCCGATCCCCCAGCCAAGCCCGTGAGGTCGGCGTTGgacttcttcttcttcgggcGCTTCCGGGGCAGCTCGCTCCCGGCAAGGCCCACGCCAGCGCTGCTCTTCCAGCTCGTGGAGTCTTGCTCGAGCTCCACGATCTTTACCATGCCGAACCCAACAAGACGCGCAATGCACACTGATCGCCGTTTTTTTGAGAGAGCAGTTCACGCCTGCACGCGGAAAACTTCATCGTCATTTGACGAGAGGGGCGCGGCAGAGATGGGGGGAACTCGAGCGATGCTGCGAGCTCTCGCAGGCTTTGCAGTCACATCGAGGACGCTAGtatcgacgtcgagggatTCGGCTGCCGTTTCCCTCATGTCGTCGTGCGTGGGCAGCGGGTGGCGTAGGTGGGTCACCGCGTCAGGCTCAGTCATCGACGAGCCGTGGAGGATCAGCCAGGCGAGGGGCATGTCGATAGATAGGAGACGCGATCGGACGGAGGACGTGACGAAGAAGAACTCAGTAGCTGCGCACAGGATTAACGAACAGATCACCGCTCGTCATATCAGGCTCGTGATGGggggagacggcgagggcgacacCAAATCGCACGAGGTGATACCCACCATCGTCGCCCGCAAGCGCGCCAGGGATGCCGGCCTGGACCTGGTGGAGATGAACGCCAAGGCGGTTCCCCCTGTCTGTCGCATGCTCGACTATGACGCGTTCAGGTATGAGCTTCGCGTgaaggagagggaggcgcggaAAAAGGCCGTGGAGAGGAGGCGGCACGATCAGGTCAAGGAGCTCAGGCTCAGCGCGAGGATCAGCACCAACGACCTCAGGACCAAGGCGGACCAGGCAAATCGTTTCTTGGAGCAGGGGCACAAGGTGACGGCTCGGATAGAGTTCAAGTCGAACGATGGCGTGAAAGCCAATATGCgacccgacgcgggcgcgatacTGTACGAGGAGTTCTGTGCGATGCTAAACCCACATAAGGTGGAGGTTGAGGGGAAGATGGTTGGTCCTTCACACATGATACTAACGGTAGCCCAGGAGAGGGAGAAAAAAGGACAAGCGAAGAAGCAGAAGCCCAAGGAGAAACAAGTGGACGCGGCAACGCAGGAGGTGTCGTAA
- the AMY5 gene encoding glycoside hydrolase family 13 protein (candidate a-amylase) codes for MLLQGFNWESSRIEGGGAWYRKMTEMAPRLAELGFTVVWLPPPTDSVSQEGYMPRDLYNLNCKYGTKEELKQCIEALHRHGIKCLGDAVLNHRCAQFQGPDGLWNQYGGKLDWDARAIVSDDPHFGGQGNQSSGDFFHAAPNIDHSQDFVKRDITEWMQWLQSEVGYDGWRLDYVRGFSGKHVKTYMESTNVSFAVGEFWDTLEYDYDSPKYNQDAHRQRIIKWIDDAGGLAGAFDVTTKGILHAVFERCEYWRLSDEDGQPPGVLGRWPSRAVTFIENHDTGSTQGHWRFPEGAEAQGYVYILTHPGTPTVFWDHVYDWHDGSLAQDIRKLIAFRKECGIHCRSKVNILKAEAGVYAAQIDDRVVMKIGPDAFAPDETEWQYAMHGDNWCVWKHR; via the coding sequence ATGCTCCTTCAGGGTTTCAACTGGGAGTCCTCCCGCATcgaaggtggcggcgcgTGGTACCGCAAGATGACGGAGATGGCGCCCAGACTTGCCGAGCTTGGCTTCACCGTGGTGTGGCTCCCTCCCCCCACGGATTCTGTCTCCCAGGAGGGTTACATGCCAAGGGACCTGTACAACCTGAACTGCAAGTACGGCACCAAGGAGGAGCTTAAGCAGTGCATCGAGGCTCTGCACAGGCACGGCATCAAGTGCCTTGGTGACGCCGTCCTCAATCACAGGTGCGCCCAGTTCCAGGGACCCGACGGGCTCTGGAACCAGTACGGCGGCAAGCTTGActgggacgcgcgcgccatcgtcTCTGACGATCCCCACTTCGGCGGGCAGGGCAACCAGAGCAGCGGGGATTTTTTCCACGCCGCGCCAAACATCGACCACTCCCAGGATTTCGTCAAGCGCGACATCACCGAGTGGATGCAGTGGCTTCAGTCTGAGGTTGGCTACGACGGGTGGAGGCTCGACTACGTGCGCGGCTTCTCCGGCAAGCATGTCAAGACCTACATGGAATCCACCAACGTGAGCTTCGCGGTGGGTGAGTTTTGGGACACCCTCGAGTACGATTACGACTCCCCCAAGTACAACCAGGATGCGCACAGGCAGCGGATCATCAAGTggatcgacgacgcgggtggcCTCGCGGGTGCCTTTGACGTCACCACCAAGGGTATCCTCCATGCCGTGTTCGAGCGCTGTGAGTACTGGAGGctctccgacgaggacggtcAGCCACCCGGCGTGCTCGGCAGGTGGCCGTCCCGTGCGGTGACCTTCATCGAGAACCACGACACCGGATCCACCCAGGGACACTGGAGGTTCCCCGAGGGTGCTGAGGCACAGGGCTACGTGTACATTCTCACGCACCCGGGCACCCCCACCGTGTTCTGGGATCACGTGTACGATTGGCACGACGGCAGCCTGGCGCAGGACATCCGCAAGCTCATCGCGTTTAGGAAGGAGTGCGGGATCCACTGTAGGTCCAAGGTGAACATCCTCAAAGCTGAGGCTGGGGTGTATGCGGCGCAGATTGACGACCGTGTTGTGATGAAGATTGGGCCCGACGCGTTTGCGCCGGATGAGACAGAGTGGCAGTACGCCATGCACGGAGATAACTGGTGCGTGTGGAAGCACCGGTAA
- a CDS encoding predicted protein, with translation MAGPLRAVARRVAGNLLSRPVDVWSRANLGTAAAASHLDDDRKGLFALPGLHEPSDFARLARRAVARSDDLMRGLVSSGPSGFPHRSATAVIDDLDEISDTLCAVVDVAELCRNVHPDLRWVRAAENAYVELQGYVQGLNSNRGLYLALVNAQERHGAELSPEAARVALTLRQDFERGGIHLGGDEHARLEKTAGDVVKLGMAFQQNLSDPKALGHMDVSDTGFARVPLDQRTVSAVLRYADEPDTRRSVYLAAHSGPEANRAVLNGLLRARHESAKILGFESHAHFATSPLLAEHPDAPRALLERMASECRDRAGEEIEAMLRLAGRDGMDGTVRGWDRSYLIGKARAKACELDAAAVASYFPLERVISGVGALVDRVFGVKLTEVAMEPGENWHAKVRKLRVTLGDRGAGEGQEIGTIYLDLEPRPRKFPHAAHFVIRCSRGVGPDKQRPAVALVCNFGAGSAATLSHSEVETFLHEFGHAMHSVLSDTQYQHLSGTRCAMDMVEVPSHLFEYFAWDPAVLGLLARHRVTGDPMPREMIARLRASKELFGATDLQQQCVFALTDLEVHALDPATLTEGSVSDVAARVQAAHSLMPVEPGTSWELRFGHLVGYASTYYSYPYAKCVAADLWGKFFREDPLAPGAGEALREGMLRHGGAREPGAILRDMLGDGALMTDPVGAAPDPTSMLADLNRGR, from the exons ATGGCCGGTCCgctgcgcgcggtcgcgcggcgtgTCGCCGGGAACCTCCTATCGCGCCCGGTAGATGTATGGTCGCGCGCCAACctgggcaccgccgccgcggcatcgcacctcgacgacgaccgaaAGGGCCTCTTTGCGCTGCCGGGCCTTCACGAGCCGTCCGATttcgcccgcctcgcgcgccgcgccgtggccAGATCCGATGATCTGATGCGGGGGTTGGTTTCCTCCGGACCAAGCGGGTTCCCACACCGGTCCGCGACAGCGGTTATCGACGACCTGGACGAGATCTCGGACACCCTGTGCGCGGTGGTCGACGTGGCGGAGCTATGCAGAAACGTGCACCCCGATCTGCGATGGGTTagggcggcggagaacgcgTACGTTGAGCTCCAGGGGTACGTGCAGGGCCTGAACAGCAACCGCGGGCTTTATCTCGCGCTCGTGAACGCGCAGGAGAggcacggcgcggagctcTCGCCGGAGGCTGCGAGGGTGGCCCTGACTTTGCGCCAAGAttttgaacgcggcggcatACACCTGGGGGGTGATGAACACGCCAGGCTGGAGAAgaccgccggggacgtggtCAAGCTCGGGATGGCGTTCCAGCAGAACCTCTCCGATCCAAAGGCGTTGGGTCACATGGACGTGTC GGACACGGgcttcgcgcgcgttcccctGGATCAGCGCACGGTCAGTGCGGTGCTCCGTTACGCCGACGAGCCGGACACGCGACGGTCCGTctacctcgccgcgcactcgGGCCCCGAGGCGAACCGCGCGGTGCTGAACGGCTTACTTCGAGCGAGGCACGAGTCGGCGAAGATTTTGGGTTTCGAGTCGCACGCACACTttgcgacgtcgccgctgctcgcggagcACCCGGACGCCCCGCGGGCGCTGTTGGAGCGGATGGCGAGTGAATGCAGGGACagggcgggggaggagatcgaggcgaTGTTGAGGCTCGCCGGGAGAGACGGGATGGACGGGACGGTGAGGGGATGGGACAGGAGTTATCTCATAGGcaaggcgagggcgaaggcttgcgagctcgacgcggccgcggtggcgtcgtacTTCCCGCTCGAGCGAGTGATCAGCGGGGTTGGCGCGCTGGTCGACCGGGTGTTCGGGGTGAAGCTGACGGAGGTAGCCATGGAACCCGGGGAGAACTGGCACGCAAAGGTGCGCAAGCTGCGGGTCACCTTGGGCGAcaggggcgccggcgagggccaGGAGATTGGCACCATCTACCTCGACCTGGAGCCGCGACCCAGGAAGTTTCCGCATGCCGCGCATTTTGTCATTCGGtgcagccgcggcgtcggtccgGATAAGCAGAGGCCCGCGGTTGCGTTGGTTTGCAACTTTGgtgcgggctcggcggcgacgctgagCCACTCGGAGGTTGAGACGTTCCTGCACGAGTTCGGGCACGCGATGCACTCGGTGCTGTCGGACACCCAGTACCAGCACTTGAGCGGCACGAGGTGCGCCATGGACATGGTGGAGGTTCCTTCGCACCTCTTTGAGTACTTTGCGTGGGACCCGGCCGTCCTCGGGTTGTTGGCCAGGCACAGGGTGACGGGGGACCCGATGCCGAGGGAGATGATCGCCAGGCTTCGCGCCTCGAAGGAGCTCTTCGGCGCGACTGACCTGCAGCAGCAGTGCGTGTTCGCGCTGACTGACCTGGAGGTGCACGCGCTGGACCCCGCGACGCTGACGGAGGGTTCGGTCtctgacgtcgccgcgagggtccaGGCTGCGCACTCGCTCATGCCCGTGGAGCCGGGCACGAGCTGGGAGCTCAGGTTCGGGCACCTGGTGGGATACGCGTCGACGTACTACTCCTACCCGTACGCGAAGTgtgtcgccgcggacctgtGGGGCAAGTTCTTCAGGGAAGACCCTCTGGctccgggcgcgggggaggcgctGCGCGAGGGGATGCTgaggcacggcggcgcgagagaACCGGGGGCTATCCTCCGGGACATGCTGGGGGACGGGGCGCTGATGACGgaccccgtcggcgcggcaCCGGATCCAACGTCCATGCTGGCTGATTTGAACCGTGGTCGGTGA
- a CDS encoding predicted protein, which translates to MSNTDTKAYSATEIRPGEPREHDDKASFGPQAVARPRPMAIRQVNTVTRGKGRIKPRLSQVERMGGVDGAAGAIEAAHSMPREEAVADRDPDRASGELPSDAPPRYPYYLTDDGDSVVPRLDWTDARQRNRAMDLMRRGEPVLLRRTGLTGSLTGRAADIKPGLLNWWGTDDFDKVLERHRATVDGGSAREMRCMTSVAGKHAFTPAIEQNNAFGSHYRVRKPETDVSSRDFQTFATCARNWTDLKMYLLDDVAVAVDRSTAGKPPTDVTPLKSFPNDPIGSDVVSGIDWEWLANVRRALKMGPVRGAVISAGTEGSLLPAHHLTSSLVSHGVASPKKVPTHVGKFEVNPLDLEGARAAEDAAKAMSNENHCESFQCQVIGRRRVLLISPDLSYKGLYPYPIAHPYDGYAMANLDDADYSRHPRLAEVRGAAAICEPGDVLFVPDSWWRHEQGLTQEHAAVEIRVGTGMRPRTAAAAVLHVGRLVEDRVTRAEGHRDARHWTKVIADAEEADWLDLGTVRGAHRIDMAHMVRDEIDLGLPTPRGAQPGAGRGRWQAFLRDLIDGRMEPTDWLNDNFVDPLFLSEAKAEMKRRAELIADGKVDPETTGTELALSSDELAKVAGAEDNFAVSLAGGGVLTKNAKRLPDDRSETQRSFPEFFVDSLNQKASQLRE; encoded by the exons ATGAGCAACACCGATACGAAGGCGTACTCGGCCACCGAAATCCGCCCCGGTGAGCCCCGCGAGCATGACGACAAGGCATCGTTCGGTCCTCAGGCGGTGGCTCGTCCGAGGCCGATGGCCATCAGGCAAGTGAACACTGTGACCAGGGGCAAGGGACGTATCAAGCCAAGGCTGTCACAGGTGGAGAGGATGGGCGGTGTCGATGGAGCCGCGGGAGCCATCGAGGCGGCCCACTCGATGCCCCGAGAGGAAG ccgtcgccgatcgcgaccccgaccgcgcgagcggcgagctaCCCTCCGATGCCCCTCCCAGGTACCCGTACTacctcaccgacgacggtgacagcgtcgtcccgcgcctGGACTGGACGGATGCTCGTCAGCGTAACCGAGCCATGGACCTgatgcgacgcggcgaaccgGTGCTGCTCAGACGCACGGGGCTGACGGGGTCGCTCACGGGACGAGCGGCGGACATCAAACCGGGGTTGCTGAATTGGTGGGGCACCGACGACTTCGATAAGGTCCTCGAGCGACaccgcgccaccgtcgacggcggctccGCGAGGGAGATGCGGTGCATGACATCTGTCGCGGGCAAGCACGCCTTCACGCCGGCGATTGAGCAGAACAACGCGTTCGGGTCGCACTACCGCGTCCGCAAGCCCGAGACGGACGTGTCATCGCGGGACTTTCAAACCTTTGCGACGTGCGCCAGGAATTGGACGGACCTGAAGATGTAtctgctcgacgacgtcgcagTCGCGGTTGACCGTTCCACCGCGGGGAAACCGCCAACCGACGTGACGCCCCTGAAGTCATTCCCGAATGACCCGATCGGCTCGGATGTCGTCTCCGGTATCGACTGGGAGTGGCTCGCCAACGTGCGACGTGCGCTCAAGATGGgccccgtccgcggcgcggttATCAGCGCAGGGACGGAGGGCAGCCTGCTCCCCGCGCATCACCTAACCAGTTCGCTCGTGTctcacggcgtcgcgagcccCAAAAAGGTACCGACACACGTGGGTAAGTTCGAGGTGAACCCCTTGGATCTCGAAGGTGCCCGAGCCGctgaggacgccgcgaaaGCCATGTCCAACGAGAATCACTGCGAGTCTTTCCAGTGTCAGGTTATCGGGCGCAGGAGGGTGCTGCTGATATCGCCCGACTTGTCCTACAAAGGTTTGTACCCGTATCCGATAGCGCACCCTTACGACGGATACGCGATGGCAaacctggacgacgcggactaCTCGAGGCATCCCAGGCTGGCCGAGGTTcgcggtgcggcggcgaTATGCGAGCCCGGTGACGTGCTCTTCGTCCCGGACTCGTGGTGGAGACACGAGCAGGGTCTCACCCaggagcacgccgccgtggagatCCGGGTCGGCACGGGCATGCGCCCcaggaccgccgccgcggccgtgcTACACGTGGGCCGGCTCGTGGAGGATCGCGTGACCCGCGCGGAAGGTCATAGGGACGCGAGGCACTGGACGaaggtcatcgccgacgcggaggaggctgactGGCTAGACCTGGGCACCGTGAGGGGCGCGCATCGCATCGACATGGCGCATATGGTACGCGACGAGATCGACCTCGGCCTgcccacgccgcgaggtgcccagcccggcgccggtcgaGGTCGATGGCAGGCGTTCCTCCGTGACTTGATCGACGGTAGGATGGAACCGACCGATTGGCTGAACGATAACTTTGTCGATCCGCTGTTCCTGTCCGAGGCAAAGGCGGAGATGAaacgacgcgcggagctcatcgcggaTGGAAAAGTTGACCCGGAAACGACCGGCACCGAGCTGGCGCTGTCGAGCGACGAGCTCGCAAAGGTCGCCGGTGCCGAGGATAACTTCGCCGTCTcactcgccggcggcggtgtgctCACCAAAAACGCGAAGCGACTCCCCGATGACCGCAGCGAGACCCAGCGCTCGTTCCCCGAATTTTTTGTCGACTCGCTCAACCAAAAGG CATCCCAACTTCGTGAGtaa
- a CDS encoding predicted protein — translation MAPAYAATASRGFVAPRRALRADRVAAPAARPSCVPRKPIIIAAMRRDDRFGGCCVRATRRPALVTTRALSDGDADKWELAQAIMRMRRTQDEALDLILSEVSTLSKEVRSLRRELDELRANGSVAPSTEKTLAEVAKNTQDRDVLNEMLNALIPESDGSGDEGDAPRRSADVAVEERSRPAEDVPFPENADIADVPVVLDVAGWKGDGTDRSHLWPMCKMGEDDLYLMSTIQSSLNEAGFWAGEEDEADMYFGPSTQEAMCYFQASVGLPEVGYVDPDTWRALLGDDRYAWGPVPGAIGFDAEEEANATEEALANAQGPADAAPSAEAKAATEWSKNVVSLVDNPDNDPGDDAPVWGDEQNRPIDKVSEEFTQIATSGEKWPVLRLEDGGMEVHKLHVLLDSAGYYSGEEDMEWWSFGGSTENALGTFQASNGLPDTGLTCLLTWKALLGEERVAMGPAKAFETVGELASGEYTMDLSRQDRVFLLGEGRFEGTKK, via the coding sequence ATGGCGCCGGCCTAcgcggccaccgcgtcccGCGGGTTTGTCGCTCCAcgtcgcgcgcttcgcgctGACCGGGtcgccgcacccgcggcgcgccccagCTGCGTCCCGAGGAAGCCAATTATtatcgcggcgatgcgtcgcgacgatcgatTCGGAGGCTGCTgcgtccgcgcgacgcgtcgccccgcgctcgtcacgacgcgcgcgctctccgACGGCGATGCCGATAAGTGGGAGCTGGCGCAGGCTATCATGCGCATGCGTCGAACCcaggacgaggcgctcgacctCATCCTCAGCGAGGTGAGCACCCTGAGCAAGGAGGTCCGCTCGCTGCGgagggagctcgacgagctcagggCGAACGGTtcggtcgcgccgtcgacggaaaagaccctcgcggaggtggcgaagAATACCCAGGACAGGGACGTGCTGAACGAGATGCTCAACGCGCTCATCCCCGAGTCCGACGgctcgggcgacgagggcgacgccccgaggcgatccgccgacgtcgccgtcgaggagagGAGCCGGCCAGCCGAGGACGTCCCGTTCCCGGAGaacgcggacatcgcggacGTGCCCGTGGTGCTGGACGTGGCCGGGTGGAAGGGTGACGGCACGGACCGGTCGCACCTGTGGCCCATGTGCAAgatgggcgaggacgacctcTACCTCATGTCCACGATCCAGAGCTCCCTTAACGAAGCCGGCTTCTGGgccggggaggaggacgaggccgacATGTACTTCGGACCGTCGACGCAGGAGGCCATGTGCTACTTCCAGGCATCCGTGGGCTTGCCCGAGGTTGGATACGTGGACCCGGACACCtggcgcgcgctgctcggcgaTGACAGGTACGCGTGGGGACCCGTCCCGGGGGCGATTGGGTttgacgcggaggaggaggcgaacgcgacggaggaggcgctcgcgaacgccCAGGGccccgccgatgccgcgcccagcgccgaggccaaggcggcaACGGAGTGGAGCAAGAACGTGGTGTCGCTGGTGGATAATCCGGACAATGAtcccggggacgacgcgccggtgtgGGGCGACGAGCAGAACCGGCCAATTGATAAGGTGAGCGAGGAGTTCACCCAAATCGCAACATCCGGGGAGAAGTGGCCGGTGCTCAGactcgaggacggcggcatGGAGGTACACAAGCTCCACGTGCTGCTCGACTCGGCCGGGTACTACAGTGGCGAGGAGGACATGGAGTGGTGGAGCTTTGGGGGCAGCACCGAGAACGCGCTGGGCACCTTCCAGGCGTCAAACGGTTTGCCGGACACGGGCCTGACCTGCCTGCTGACCTGGAAGGCTCTTCTCGGGGAGGAGAGGGTGGCCATGGGACCGGCGAAGGCCTTCGAGaccgtcggcgagctcgcgagcggcgagtaTACCATGGATCTGTCGAGGCAAGATAGGGTGTTCCTGCTGGGCGAGGGCAGATTTGAGGGCACCAAGAAGTAG